A genome region from Pseudomonas sp. N3-W includes the following:
- a CDS encoding heavy metal translocating P-type ATPase, producing MTTPTPCYHCALPVPAGSRFTAAVLGQIREFCCPGCQAVAEAIVAGGLESYYQHRSEASANPEALPVQLVDELALYDRADVQKPFVRHEGELAETTLLMEGISCAACGWLIEKHLRGLPAVAEARLNLSNHRLHVRWADAQLPLSQVLSELRHIGYAAHPYQADRASEQLASENRLALRQLGVAGLLWFQAMMATMATWPEFNIDLSPELHTILRWVAMFLTTPIVFYSCAPFFRGALRDLRTRHLTMDVSVSLAIGSAYLAGIWTAVTGVGELYFDAVGMFALFLLAGRYLERRARERTAAATAQLVNLLPASCLRLSGDGQSERILLTELRVGDQVLVHPGAILPADGKILDGQSSIDESLLTGEYLPQPRTLGDAVTAGTLNVEGALTVEVLALGQDTRLSAIVRLLDRAQAEKPRLAEIADRAAQWFLLLSLIAAAAIGLLWWELDSSRAFWIVLAMLVATCPCALSLATPTALTAATGTLHKLGLLLTRGHVLEGLNQIDTVIFDKTGTLTEGRLTLRLIRPLGELNSDQCLGLAAALENRSEHPIARAFGRAPVAAEDVHSTPGLGLEGLVGEQRLRIGQPGFVCELSGATLPPIPQDAGQWLLLGDQNGPLAWFVLDDRLRADAPALLAACKARGWRTLLLSGDSSPMVASVAAELGIDEARGGLRPDDKLQVLQQLHKQGRKVLMLGDGVNDVPVLAAADISVAMGSATDLAKTSADAVLLSNRLDALVQAFTLARRTRRVIIENLLWAGLYNGLMLPFAALGWITPIWAAVGMSISSLTVVLNALRLTRMPRTPQADPTPVTRPLPA from the coding sequence ATGACCACCCCAACCCCCTGCTACCACTGCGCCCTCCCCGTCCCGGCCGGCAGCCGCTTCACTGCCGCCGTCCTGGGGCAAATCCGCGAGTTCTGCTGCCCCGGCTGTCAGGCCGTGGCAGAAGCCATCGTGGCCGGTGGCCTGGAAAGCTATTACCAGCACCGCAGCGAAGCCTCGGCCAATCCCGAAGCCCTGCCGGTGCAACTGGTGGACGAGTTGGCCCTGTACGACCGCGCCGACGTGCAAAAACCCTTTGTACGCCACGAAGGCGAACTGGCTGAAACCACCCTGTTGATGGAAGGCATCAGCTGCGCCGCCTGTGGCTGGTTGATCGAGAAACACCTGCGTGGCTTGCCCGCCGTGGCCGAGGCCAGGCTGAACCTGTCCAACCATCGCCTGCATGTGCGCTGGGCCGATGCGCAACTGCCCCTGAGCCAGGTGCTCAGCGAACTGCGCCACATCGGTTACGCCGCCCACCCCTATCAGGCGGATCGCGCCAGCGAACAACTGGCCAGCGAAAACCGTCTGGCCCTGCGCCAGCTCGGCGTCGCCGGGTTGCTGTGGTTTCAGGCGATGATGGCAACCATGGCCACATGGCCGGAATTCAATATCGACCTGAGCCCGGAACTGCACACCATCCTGCGTTGGGTGGCGATGTTTCTGACAACGCCGATCGTCTTTTACAGCTGTGCACCGTTCTTCAGGGGCGCCCTGCGCGACCTGCGCACCCGCCACCTGACCATGGACGTTTCGGTGTCGCTGGCCATTGGCAGTGCCTATCTCGCCGGGATCTGGACAGCAGTTACCGGCGTGGGCGAGCTGTATTTCGACGCCGTGGGCATGTTTGCGCTGTTCCTGCTGGCCGGGCGCTATCTGGAACGCCGCGCCCGCGAACGCACCGCCGCCGCCACCGCGCAACTGGTCAATCTGCTTCCCGCTTCTTGCCTGCGCTTGAGCGGCGACGGTCAGAGCGAACGGATTTTGCTGACCGAATTGCGTGTCGGCGATCAGGTGCTGGTGCATCCCGGCGCGATCCTTCCGGCTGATGGCAAGATCCTCGATGGCCAGTCGAGCATCGACGAATCCCTGCTCACGGGCGAATACCTGCCGCAACCGCGCACCCTGGGTGACGCCGTCACCGCCGGCACCCTGAACGTCGAAGGCGCGTTGACCGTGGAGGTGCTGGCGCTGGGCCAGGACACGCGCCTGTCCGCCATCGTCCGCCTGCTGGACCGCGCCCAGGCGGAAAAGCCGCGCCTGGCGGAAATCGCCGACCGCGCTGCGCAGTGGTTTTTGTTGTTGTCGCTGATCGCCGCTGCGGCTATCGGCCTGCTGTGGTGGGAACTGGATTCGTCTCGCGCGTTCTGGATTGTCCTGGCAATGCTGGTCGCGACCTGCCCGTGCGCGCTGTCCCTGGCTACGCCGACGGCATTGACCGCCGCCACCGGGACGCTGCACAAACTCGGCCTGTTGCTGACTCGCGGTCATGTCCTCGAAGGTCTGAACCAGATCGACACGGTGATTTTCGACAAGACCGGCACCTTGACCGAAGGGCGTCTGACCCTGCGTCTGATCCGCCCCCTCGGCGAGCTGAACAGCGATCAATGCCTGGGCCTCGCCGCCGCGCTGGAAAACCGCTCCGAACACCCGATCGCCCGCGCGTTTGGCCGGGCGCCCGTGGCTGCCGAAGACGTTCACAGCACACCGGGACTGGGCCTTGAAGGCCTGGTGGGCGAGCAACGCCTGCGTATCGGCCAGCCGGGGTTTGTCTGTGAACTCAGCGGTGCCACGCTGCCGCCGATCCCGCAGGACGCTGGCCAATGGTTATTGCTGGGCGATCAGAATGGACCGCTGGCCTGGTTCGTCCTCGACGACCGCCTGCGCGCCGATGCCCCGGCCCTGCTCGCCGCGTGCAAGGCGCGTGGCTGGCGTACGCTGCTGCTGTCTGGCGACAGCTCGCCGATGGTCGCCAGTGTCGCCGCCGAGCTGGGCATCGACGAAGCCCGTGGCGGCTTGCGTCCCGATGATAAATTGCAGGTGCTGCAACAGCTGCACAAGCAAGGCCGCAAAGTGTTGATGCTCGGTGACGGGGTCAATGACGTGCCGGTACTGGCTGCGGCTGACATCAGCGTCGCCATGGGCTCGGCCACCGACCTGGCGAAAACCAGCGCCGATGCCGTGCTGCTGTCCAATCGCCTCGACGCGCTGGTACAGGCCTTCACCCTGGCGCGGCGTACCCGCCGGGTAATCATCGAGAATCTGCTGTGGGCCGGGCTGTACAATGGCCTGATGTTGCCGTTCGCCGCCCTCGGCTGGATCACGCCGATCTGGGCGGCGGTCGGCATGTCCATCAGTTCGTTGACCGTCGTGTTGAACGCCTTGCGCCTGACGCGCATGCCGCGCACGCCTCAGGCCGACCCAACGCCCGTTACCCGCCCGCTACCGGCCTGA
- the ccoP gene encoding cytochrome-c oxidase, cbb3-type subunit III has product MTTFWSTWICVLTIGSLIGLTWLLIGTRKGETKGSVDQTMGHSFDGIEEYDNPLPQWWFMLFAGTLVFAVGYLILYPGLGNWKGILPGYEDGWTGVHEWEKEMDKADARFGPIFAKFAAMPVEDVAKDPQALKMGGRLFASNCAVCHGSDAKGAFGFPNLADSDWRWGGDADTIKTTIMGGRMAAMPAWGEMLGDAGVKNVAAYVRHELAGLPLPADSSADLQAGQQTFSTMCVACHGPNGHGTEAMGAPNLTHPAGFIYGTSLAQLQQTIRHGRQGHMPAQNELLGNDKVQLLAAYVYSLSHGVGTERLQAEGKNE; this is encoded by the coding sequence ATGACCACCTTCTGGAGTACCTGGATCTGTGTCCTGACCATCGGCAGCCTGATCGGCCTGACCTGGCTGCTGATCGGCACCCGCAAGGGCGAAACCAAGGGCAGCGTCGACCAGACCATGGGCCACAGCTTCGACGGCATCGAGGAGTACGACAACCCGCTGCCGCAATGGTGGTTCATGCTGTTCGCCGGCACCTTGGTGTTCGCCGTGGGTTACCTGATCCTTTACCCGGGCCTGGGCAACTGGAAAGGCATCTTGCCGGGCTACGAGGACGGCTGGACCGGCGTCCACGAATGGGAAAAGGAAATGGACAAGGCCGACGCCAGATTCGGGCCGATCTTCGCCAAGTTCGCCGCCATGCCGGTGGAAGACGTGGCCAAGGATCCGCAGGCGTTGAAAATGGGCGGCCGACTGTTCGCCTCCAACTGCGCTGTGTGTCACGGCTCCGACGCCAAGGGCGCCTTCGGCTTCCCCAACCTGGCGGACAGTGATTGGCGCTGGGGCGGCGATGCCGACACCATCAAGACCACCATCATGGGTGGTCGTATGGCGGCGATGCCGGCCTGGGGTGAAATGCTCGGTGACGCCGGGGTGAAAAACGTCGCCGCTTATGTGCGTCACGAACTGGCCGGCCTGCCGTTGCCAGCCGACAGCAGCGCCGACCTGCAAGCCGGACAACAAACCTTCAGCACAATGTGTGTCGCCTGCCACGGGCCGAACGGCCACGGCACTGAAGCCATGGGCGCGCCGAACCTGACGCACCCGGCCGGCTTCATCTACGGTACAAGCCTGGCGCAACTGCAACAGACCATTCGCCATGGCCGTCAGGGCCACATGCCGGCGCAGAACGAATTGCTCGGCAACGACAAGGTGCAACTGCTGGCCGCCTACGTGTACAGCCTGTCGCACGGTGTCGGCACCGAGCGCTTGCAGGCTGAAGGCAAAAACGAATAA
- the ccoO gene encoding cytochrome-c oxidase, cbb3-type subunit II — translation MKHEVVEKNIGLLAFFMVIAVSIGGLTQIVPLFFQDVTNKPVEGMKPRPALEVEGRDVYIANGCVGCHSQMIRPFRAETERYGHYSVAGESVWDHPFLWGSKRTGPDLARVGGRYSDDWQRAHLYNPRNVVPESKMPAYPFLVENKLDGKDTAKKLEVLRTLGVPYTDEDIAGAKDAVKGKTEMDALVAYLQGLGTIIKSKR, via the coding sequence ATGAAGCATGAAGTAGTCGAGAAGAATATCGGCCTGCTGGCCTTCTTCATGGTTATCGCCGTCAGCATCGGCGGCCTGACCCAGATCGTTCCACTGTTTTTCCAGGACGTCACCAACAAGCCGGTCGAAGGCATGAAGCCGCGCCCCGCCCTTGAAGTCGAAGGACGCGACGTCTATATCGCCAACGGCTGTGTCGGCTGCCACTCGCAGATGATCCGTCCATTCCGTGCTGAAACCGAACGCTATGGCCACTACTCGGTTGCCGGTGAAAGCGTCTGGGACCACCCGTTCCTGTGGGGCTCCAAGCGTACCGGTCCGGACCTGGCCCGTGTCGGCGGTCGTTACTCCGATGACTGGCAGCGTGCGCACTTGTACAACCCGCGCAACGTCGTGCCTGAGTCGAAAATGCCGGCCTACCCGTTCCTCGTGGAAAACAAGCTCGACGGCAAAGACACCGCCAAGAAACTGGAAGTCTTGCGCACGCTCGGCGTCCCTTACACCGACGAAGACATCGCCGGAGCCAAGGACGCCGTGAAGGGCAAAACCGAAATGGACGCGCTGGTGGCCTATCTGCAAGGCCTGGGCACCATCATCAAAAGCAAACGGTGA
- a CDS encoding FixH family protein, whose product MPAANAASPWYKHLWPWIIIGILTCSVTLTLSMVTIAVKNPDNLVNDNYYEAGKGINRSLDRELLAQTLQMHANVHLDEVTGEVDLRLTGNSQPQTLELNLISPTQPEKDRKVTLTRSDTEQGRYIGQLTDKVEGRRFVELLGVQDEKIWRMFEEEQVSHDKNLLLGDEPLQGAEDMK is encoded by the coding sequence ATGCCCGCAGCAAACGCCGCAAGCCCCTGGTACAAGCATCTATGGCCGTGGATCATCATCGGCATCCTGACCTGTTCGGTCACGCTGACCCTGTCCATGGTGACCATTGCGGTGAAAAACCCGGACAACCTGGTCAACGACAATTACTACGAGGCCGGCAAAGGCATCAACCGTTCGCTGGACCGCGAACTGCTGGCCCAGACCCTGCAAATGCACGCCAATGTGCACCTGGACGAGGTGACCGGCGAAGTCGACCTGCGCCTGACCGGCAACAGCCAGCCGCAGACGCTGGAGCTGAACCTGATTTCCCCGACCCAGCCGGAGAAGGACCGCAAGGTCACCCTGACCCGCAGCGATACCGAACAAGGCCGCTACATCGGCCAGTTGACCGACAAGGTTGAAGGTCGCCGCTTTGTCGAACTGCTGGGCGTGCAGGATGAGAAAATCTGGCGGATGTTCGAGGAAGAACAGGTCAGCCATGACAAGAATCTGCTGCTGGGTGATGAGCCGCTGCAGGGCGCGGAAGACATGAAATAA
- the ccoO gene encoding cytochrome-c oxidase, cbb3-type subunit II: MKHETIEKNVGLLMLLMVLAVSIGGLTQIVPLFFQDVTNKPVEGMKPYTALQLEGRDLYIREGCVGCHSQMIRPFRAETERYGHYSVAGESVWDHPFLWGSKRTGPDLARVGGRYSEDWHRAHLYNPRNVVPESKMPGYPWLVANQLDSSHTETKLRAMRTLGVPYTDDDIAGSVESLKGKTEMDALVAYLQVLGTAIKSKR, from the coding sequence ATGAAACACGAAACAATCGAGAAAAACGTCGGCCTGTTGATGCTACTGATGGTTCTGGCCGTGAGCATCGGCGGCCTGACGCAGATCGTCCCGCTGTTCTTCCAGGACGTGACCAACAAACCGGTGGAAGGCATGAAGCCCTACACCGCGCTGCAACTGGAAGGTCGTGACCTCTACATCCGCGAAGGCTGCGTGGGCTGCCACTCGCAGATGATCCGGCCATTTCGCGCCGAAACCGAACGCTATGGCCACTACTCGGTCGCCGGTGAAAGCGTCTGGGATCACCCGTTCCTCTGGGGCTCGAAACGCACCGGGCCGGACCTGGCACGGGTCGGCGGTCGTTACTCCGAAGACTGGCACCGCGCGCACTTGTACAACCCGCGCAACGTGGTGCCGGAATCGAAAATGCCCGGTTACCCGTGGCTGGTCGCCAATCAGCTCGACAGCAGCCACACCGAAACCAAGCTGCGAGCGATGCGCACCCTGGGCGTGCCGTACACCGACGACGATATCGCCGGTTCGGTCGAGTCGCTCAAGGGCAAGACCGAAATGGACGCGCTGGTCGCCTACCTGCAAGTGCTCGGCACTGCCATCAAGAGCAAGAGGTGA
- the ccoN gene encoding cytochrome-c oxidase, cbb3-type subunit I, translating to MSTAISPTAYNYKVVRQFAIMTVVWGILGMGLGVFIASQLVWPELNFGLPWTSFGRLRPLHTNLVIFAFGGCALFATSYYVVQRTCQTRLISDSLAAFTFWGWQAVIVGAIVTLPLGYTTTKEYAELEWPLAILLAIVWVTYGLVFFGTITKRKTKHIYVGNWFYGAFIVVTAMLHIVNHASLPVSFFKSYSAYAGATDAMIQWWYGHNAVGFFLTTGFLGMMYYFVPKQAERPIYSYRLSIVHFWALITLYIWAGPHHLHYTALPDWAQSLGMAMSIILLAPSWGGMINGMMTLSGAWHKLRTDPILRFLVVSLAFYGMSTFEGPMMAIKTVNSLSHYTDWTIGHVHAGALGWVAMISIGALYHMIPKVFGRPQMHSIGLINTHFWLATIGTVLYIASMWVNGITQGLMWRAINDDGTLTYSFVEALQASHPGYIVRAIGGAFFASGMLFMAYNVFRTVRASNPAEAEAAAQIAVVGAH from the coding sequence ATGAGCACAGCAATCAGTCCGACTGCTTATAACTATAAGGTAGTCCGCCAGTTCGCCATCATGACGGTGGTCTGGGGGATCCTTGGCATGGGGCTCGGTGTCTTCATCGCCTCGCAACTGGTCTGGCCGGAATTGAACTTCGGTCTGCCCTGGACGAGCTTTGGACGCCTGCGCCCGCTGCACACAAACCTGGTGATTTTCGCCTTCGGTGGATGTGCATTGTTTGCCACTTCTTATTACGTCGTGCAGCGAACCTGCCAAACGCGACTGATTTCCGACAGCCTCGCCGCCTTCACCTTCTGGGGTTGGCAAGCGGTGATCGTCGGCGCCATCGTGACCTTGCCGCTGGGTTACACCACCACCAAGGAATACGCTGAACTGGAATGGCCCCTGGCTATTCTGCTGGCGATTGTCTGGGTCACCTACGGCCTGGTGTTCTTCGGCACCATCACCAAGCGCAAAACCAAACACATCTATGTCGGCAACTGGTTCTACGGCGCCTTCATCGTCGTGACGGCGATGCTGCACATCGTCAACCACGCCTCGCTGCCGGTCAGCTTCTTCAAGTCCTATTCGGCGTACGCCGGTGCGACTGATGCGATGATCCAGTGGTGGTACGGCCACAACGCCGTGGGTTTCTTCCTGACCACCGGCTTCCTGGGGATGATGTACTACTTCGTGCCGAAACAGGCCGAGCGTCCGATCTACTCCTATCGCCTGTCGATCGTGCACTTCTGGGCGCTGATCACCCTGTACATCTGGGCCGGTCCGCACCACCTGCACTACACCGCGCTGCCGGACTGGGCTCAGTCGCTGGGCATGGCGATGTCGATCATCCTGCTGGCTCCGAGCTGGGGCGGCATGATCAACGGCATGATGACCCTGTCGGGCGCCTGGCATAAGCTGCGCACCGACCCGATCCTGCGCTTCCTGGTCGTCTCCCTGGCGTTCTACGGCATGTCGACCTTCGAAGGCCCGATGATGGCCATCAAGACCGTCAACTCGCTCTCGCACTACACCGACTGGACCATCGGCCACGTACACGCCGGCGCTCTGGGCTGGGTGGCGATGATTTCCATCGGCGCGCTGTACCACATGATTCCGAAGGTATTTGGTCGTCCGCAGATGCATAGCATCGGCCTGATCAACACGCACTTCTGGCTCGCGACCATCGGTACCGTCCTGTACATCGCCTCGATGTGGGTCAACGGCATCACCCAGGGCCTGATGTGGCGTGCAATCAACGATGACGGCACCCTCACCTACTCGTTCGTCGAAGCGCTGCAAGCCAGCCACCCGGGCTACATCGTTCGCGCCATCGGTGGTGCGTTCTTCGCCAGCGGCATGCTGTTCATGGCTTACAACGTGTTCCGCACCGTACGTGCCTCGAACCCGGCTGAAGCTGAAGCCGCCGCTCAGATCGCTGTCGTTGGAGCTCACTGA
- the ccoP gene encoding cytochrome-c oxidase, cbb3-type subunit III: protein MTTFWSLYVTVLSLGTIFALTWLLLSTRKGQRSEQTEETVGHSFDGIEEYDNPLPKWWFMLFVGTIIFALGYLVLYPGLGNWKGLLPGYNYLDNDKQTAFANGQTGWTGVHEWEKEMARSDAKFGPIFAKFASMPIEEVAKDPQALKMGGRLFASNCSVCHGSDAKGAYGFPNLTDEDWRWGGEPETIKTTIMGGRHAVMPAWAEVIGEQGVADVAAFVLTNLDGRKLPEGTKADPIAGQKIFAGNCVACHGPEGKGTPAMGAPNLTHPAAFIYGSSFAQLQQTIRYGRQGQMPAQEQLQGNDKVHLLAAYVYSLSHGEKAADAQ from the coding sequence ATGACTACGTTCTGGAGTCTGTACGTCACAGTCCTCAGTCTGGGCACCATCTTCGCCCTGACCTGGCTGCTGCTGTCCACCCGCAAGGGCCAGCGCAGCGAACAGACGGAAGAGACGGTTGGCCACTCCTTCGACGGGATCGAAGAGTACGACAACCCACTGCCGAAATGGTGGTTCATGCTGTTCGTGGGCACCATCATCTTCGCGCTTGGCTACCTGGTCCTGTACCCGGGCCTGGGTAACTGGAAAGGCCTGCTGCCGGGTTACAACTACCTCGATAACGACAAGCAGACCGCGTTCGCCAACGGCCAGACCGGCTGGACCGGTGTTCACGAATGGGAAAAGGAAATGGCCAGGTCGGACGCCAAGTTCGGCCCGATCTTCGCCAAGTTCGCCTCCATGCCGATCGAAGAGGTCGCCAAGGACCCGCAAGCCCTGAAGATGGGCGGTCGCCTGTTCGCCTCCAACTGCTCGGTCTGCCATGGCTCCGACGCCAAGGGCGCGTATGGCTTCCCTAACCTGACCGACGAAGACTGGCGCTGGGGCGGCGAGCCGGAAACCATCAAGACCACGATCATGGGCGGTCGTCACGCAGTGATGCCGGCCTGGGCTGAAGTGATCGGTGAGCAAGGCGTTGCGGACGTGGCTGCGTTCGTACTGACCAACCTCGACGGCCGCAAACTGCCGGAAGGCACCAAGGCTGACCCGATTGCCGGCCAGAAGATCTTCGCCGGCAACTGCGTGGCCTGCCACGGTCCGGAAGGCAAAGGCACCCCGGCGATGGGCGCGCCTAACCTGACTCACCCGGCGGCATTCATCTACGGTTCGAGCTTCGCGCAACTGCAGCAGACCATCCGTTACGGCCGTCAGGGCCAGATGCCTGCCCAGGAACAACTGCAAGGCAACGACAAGGTTCACCTGCTGGCCGCATACGTCTACAGCCTGTCTCATGGCGAGAAGGCAGCGGACGCTCAGTAA
- the ccoG gene encoding cytochrome c oxidase accessory protein CcoG: MSNQIPVHDVTPPAKNANNSVDLYASREKIYTRAFTGLFRNLRMMGGAALFLLYFGTVWLNWGGHQAVWWNLPERKFFIFGATFWPQDFILLSGLLIISAFGLFFITVYAGRVWCGYTCPQSVWTWIFMWCEKVTEGDRNQRIKLDKAPMSANKLLRKLGKHSLWLLIGFVTGMTFVGYFSPIRELMIDFFTGQADGWSYFWVGFFTLATYGNAGWLREQVCIYMCPYARFQSVMFDKDTLIVSYDPRRGESRGPRKKGVDYKAQGLGDCIDCTMCVQVCPTGIDIRDGLQIECIGCAACIDACDSIMDKMNYPRGLISYTTEHNLSGQKTHKLRPRLIGYALVLLAMISLLVTAFFMRSLVGFDVSKDRVLYRENAEGRIENVYSLKIMNKDQRDHTYVLEASGLPDLKLQGKREIKVAAGEIFSQPVELSSAPEQLPSSTNEVKFTLKDADDDSVHVEAKSRFIGPQIR, encoded by the coding sequence ATGAGCAACCAGATTCCGGTACACGACGTTACCCCACCTGCCAAAAACGCGAATAACAGCGTCGACCTTTACGCCTCACGAGAAAAAATCTACACCCGCGCTTTCACTGGTCTGTTCCGCAACCTGCGGATGATGGGCGGCGCTGCTTTGTTTCTGCTGTATTTCGGCACGGTATGGCTGAACTGGGGTGGCCATCAGGCCGTCTGGTGGAACTTGCCGGAACGTAAATTCTTCATTTTTGGCGCGACCTTCTGGCCGCAGGATTTCATTCTGCTCTCTGGCCTTCTGATCATCAGCGCCTTTGGCCTGTTCTTCATTACTGTGTACGCCGGGCGCGTGTGGTGCGGCTATACCTGCCCACAAAGCGTCTGGACCTGGATTTTCATGTGGTGCGAGAAAGTCACCGAAGGCGACCGCAACCAACGCATCAAGCTCGACAAGGCGCCAATGAGCGCCAACAAACTCCTGCGCAAACTCGGCAAGCACAGCCTGTGGCTGTTGATCGGCTTCGTCACCGGCATGACCTTCGTCGGTTACTTCTCGCCCATCCGCGAATTGATGATCGATTTTTTCACCGGGCAAGCCGATGGCTGGTCGTATTTCTGGGTCGGCTTCTTCACCCTCGCCACCTACGGCAACGCCGGCTGGTTGCGCGAGCAGGTGTGCATCTACATGTGCCCGTATGCGCGCTTCCAGAGCGTGATGTTCGACAAGGACACCTTGATTGTTTCCTACGACCCACGTCGTGGCGAGTCTCGCGGCCCGCGCAAAAAAGGCGTCGACTACAAGGCTCAGGGCCTGGGGGACTGCATCGATTGCACCATGTGCGTGCAGGTCTGCCCGACCGGCATCGACATCCGCGACGGCCTGCAAATCGAGTGCATCGGTTGCGCCGCGTGCATCGACGCCTGCGACAGCATCATGGACAAGATGAACTACCCTCGCGGGTTGATCAGCTACACCACCGAACACAACTTGTCCGGGCAGAAAACCCATAAGCTGCGACCACGCCTGATCGGCTATGCGCTGGTATTACTGGCGATGATCAGCTTGCTGGTGACCGCGTTCTTCATGCGTTCACTGGTGGGTTTCGATGTCAGCAAGGACCGCGTGCTGTACCGCGAGAACGCCGAAGGGCGGATCGAAAACGTCTACAGCCTGAAGATCATGAACAAGGACCAGCGCGACCATACCTATGTGCTGGAAGCCAGCGGCCTGCCGGACCTCAAGCTACAAGGCAAGCGCGAGATCAAGGTCGCCGCCGGGGAAATTTTCAGCCAGCCGGTGGAGCTGTCCAGCGCACCGGAGCAATTGCCATCGAGCACCAACGAGGTGAAATTCACCCTCAAGGATGCCGATGACGACAGCGTCCACGTTGAAGCCAAGAGCCGATTCATCGGCCCACAAATTCGTTGA
- a CDS encoding CcoQ/FixQ family Cbb3-type cytochrome c oxidase assembly chaperone, with translation MDIGMIRGLGTVVVMVAFIGLALWVFSPKRKSEFEDATLLPFADDPEAIKHVEQASRSNKE, from the coding sequence ATGGATATCGGGATGATTCGTGGCCTGGGCACCGTTGTTGTGATGGTGGCCTTCATCGGTCTGGCGCTGTGGGTGTTCAGCCCCAAGCGCAAGTCGGAGTTTGAAGACGCGACCTTGCTGCCCTTCGCGGATGATCCCGAAGCCATCAAGCACGTCGAGCAAGCTTCTAGGAGTAACAAAGAATGA
- a CDS encoding cbb3-type cytochrome c oxidase subunit 3: protein MVFEMSSGMIRGLGTVVVFVAFVGLAIWVFNGKRSTAFAEARLLPFADEPQPADANTQEPETRSTRP, encoded by the coding sequence ATGGTCTTTGAAATGAGCAGTGGAATGATTCGCGGCCTCGGCACGGTCGTGGTGTTCGTGGCCTTCGTCGGCCTGGCAATCTGGGTGTTCAACGGCAAGCGCAGCACGGCATTCGCCGAAGCGCGCCTGCTGCCGTTCGCCGATGAACCGCAACCCGCGGACGCCAACACCCAAGAACCTGAAACAAGGAGTACCCGGCCATGA